In Kitasatospora gansuensis, a genomic segment contains:
- a CDS encoding HU family DNA-binding protein yields MNKAQLVEAVAEQLGGRKAAAEAVDAVLDTMVRAVVAGDRVSVTGFGTFEKVDRSARFARNPQTGEKVKVKKTAVPRFRPGQGFKDLVSGSKKLPKEGPSVKKAPKGSLTPGKSGTTAAVKRAATKRAATAAAAAPAKRTAAKKATTAAKTTAAKTTAAKKTTATAAKKATAVKKTAAAGKTTAAKKTTAVKKATPAKTTAAAKKAAPAKKATATAKKTAPAKKTATRKTTARRSTAK; encoded by the coding sequence GTGAACAAGGCTCAGCTTGTCGAAGCGGTGGCCGAGCAGCTGGGCGGTCGCAAGGCTGCCGCAGAGGCCGTCGACGCAGTGCTCGACACCATGGTGCGTGCCGTTGTGGCCGGTGACCGGGTGTCGGTCACCGGCTTCGGCACCTTCGAGAAGGTCGACCGCTCCGCGCGGTTCGCCCGTAACCCGCAGACCGGCGAGAAGGTCAAGGTCAAGAAGACCGCCGTGCCGCGGTTCCGTCCCGGCCAGGGCTTCAAGGACCTGGTCAGCGGCAGCAAGAAGCTGCCGAAGGAGGGCCCCTCGGTCAAGAAGGCCCCCAAGGGCTCGCTGACCCCGGGCAAGAGCGGCACCACCGCTGCCGTCAAGCGCGCCGCCACCAAGCGCGCCGCCACCGCCGCTGCCGCCGCTCCGGCCAAGCGCACCGCGGCCAAGAAGGCCACCACCGCGGCGAAGACCACGGCGGCCAAGACCACCGCGGCGAAGAAGACCACCGCGACCGCCGCCAAGAAGGCGACCGCGGTCAAGAAGACGGCGGCGGCCGGCAAGACCACGGCCGCGAAGAAGACCACCGCGGTCAAGAAGGCCACCCCGGCCAAGACCACCGCGGCGGCCAAGAAGGCCGCTCCCGCCAAGAAGGCGACGGCGACGGCGAAGAAGACCGCCCCCGCCAAGAAGACCGCCACGCGGAAGACCACCGCGCGCCGGTCCACCGCCAAGTAG